The Candidatus Tiamatella incendiivivens genome includes a region encoding these proteins:
- a CDS encoding serine protein kinase RIO — protein MKIYLTMTAEFRKGIAKYITGDSRFKEIPKNDYRRLIYEWARKEFRNMKRMYKHHVKVPRPHALKGNVIVMEFIGEEGKRAPLVKELVPELKANLGLAKEIYRQTRVNLERIVCYTKLVHADLSEFNLMFWRKRVYIIDVSQSISLDHPMAKEFLVRDLNNIFRFFRGFIGEEDLQEDAIKQKLFSCIYS, from the coding sequence GTGAAGATTTACTTAACTATGACAGCAGAGTTCAGGAAGGGCATTGCCAAATATATTACCGGAGATTCTCGATTCAAGGAAATTCCCAAGAACGATTATAGAAGATTGATTTATGAATGGGCTAGAAAAGAATTCAGAAATATGAAAAGAATGTATAAGCATCATGTCAAGGTTCCCCGCCCTCATGCACTCAAGGGAAATGTTATTGTAATGGAGTTTATTGGGGAGGAAGGCAAACGGGCTCCTCTCGTGAAAGAGTTAGTCCCCGAACTCAAAGCAAACCTTGGGCTTGCAAAAGAAATCTATAGACAAACTCGGGTGAACTTAGAGAGAATAGTATGTTACACGAAATTAGTTCACGCGGATTTATCCGAGTTCAACTTAATGTTTTGGAGAAAAAGAGTTTATATTATTGATGTTAGTCAATCGATTTCACTTGATCATCCTATGGCAAAAGAGTTTCTTGTAAGAGACTTGAACAACATTTTCAGATTTTTCAGAGGTTTCATTGGGGAGGAAGATCTACAGGAAGATGCAATTAAGCAAAAGCTTTTCTCATGTATATATTCTTAG
- a CDS encoding translation initiation factor aIF-1A, translating into MARGRGRQRNRRGETPFPDEETIICVAHKILGGSFIEVLCTNGKTFKARIPGKMRRRIWIREGDILLVAPWSEESDKADIVYKYWRDEIKKLINGGYLSEEFLEEVGF; encoded by the coding sequence TTGGCGAGAGGCAGAGGAAGGCAGAGGAATCGAAGAGGTGAAACACCCTTCCCGGATGAGGAGACAATCATTTGTGTAGCACATAAAATATTAGGTGGAAGCTTCATAGAAGTTCTCTGTACCAACGGAAAGACCTTCAAGGCTAGAATTCCGGGTAAGATGAGGAGAAGGATATGGATAAGAGAGGGGGACATCCTGCTGGTAGCTCCCTGGTCCGAGGAGAGTGATAAAGCTGACATTGTATACAAGTACTGGAGAGATGAAATTAAGAAGCTAATAAATGGAGGATATCTCAGCGAGGAATTCCTCGAAGAGGTGGGCTTCTAA
- a CDS encoding DUF424 family protein, which produces MVEESDLFHYKVHRISGHPPMLAVADYGLLRRKFVSNELTIEVNKELYEGEIANKDQVASLMALYDIIILVGEHSVDLAKELGLVTEDSVLRIGDIPHVQIYKFKY; this is translated from the coding sequence TTGGTCGAGGAATCAGATCTCTTTCATTATAAAGTTCACAGAATATCTGGTCATCCTCCAATGTTAGCTGTAGCTGACTACGGTTTATTGAGAAGGAAATTTGTTAGTAACGAGCTTACCATAGAGGTAAACAAAGAGCTCTATGAAGGTGAAATAGCCAACAAGGATCAAGTGGCAAGTTTGATGGCTTTATATGATATAATAATTCTGGTAGGAGAGCATTCCGTGGATTTAGCTAAGGAACTCGGCTTGGTGACAGAGGATTCAGTGCTAAGAATAGGTGATATTCCACATGTCCAAATCTACAAGTTCAAGTACTGA
- a CDS encoding translation initiation factor IF-2 subunit beta → MGEIEDDYNKLLERLYSKVPSKKHGYERFEMPKVEVIHMGSQTIIRNFREIVDKLRRNPDILSRYFLKELATAGNYDPESGILKVNIRVSSKSLNMILEKFVKSYVICPTCGRPDTILVKRGKTWVLICEACGAEQPVKPI, encoded by the coding sequence GTGGGAGAAATTGAAGACGATTACAATAAGCTATTGGAGAGGCTTTACTCTAAAGTACCGTCTAAAAAACATGGATATGAAAGGTTTGAGATGCCAAAGGTAGAGGTGATCCATATGGGTAGCCAGACAATAATAAGGAATTTTAGGGAAATAGTAGATAAACTTAGAAGAAACCCAGACATCTTGTCAAGATACTTTCTGAAAGAATTGGCTACTGCTGGAAACTATGATCCGGAGAGCGGTATACTGAAAGTAAACATTAGGGTGTCAAGTAAAAGTTTGAATATGATCTTGGAGAAGTTCGTTAAATCATATGTTATATGCCCAACTTGTGGCAGGCCTGATACCATACTTGTCAAAAGAGGAAAGACATGGGTTCTTATATGCGAAGCATGTGGAGCAGAACAACCAGTCAAACCTATTTAA
- a CDS encoding tRNA (N(6)-L-threonylcarbamoyladenosine(37)-C(2))-methylthiotransferase yields MMRVYIETYGCALNVHDTIVMESYIARKGYKVVRSLEEADAIILNTCAVRLDTERKMEKRLREIHNKFPEKKLVVAGCLVKSRPYLVCKVAPHASMVSPQNIHKITEVLEKPRRVILLDGDKERGYLPTITNSKTIATIAVSEGCLSNCSFCITKIARRRVSSYPVTTIVEAIKMLVNKGVKEIRLTAQDTGVYGYDISGRKMLPELISSILEEVKGEYYIRIGMMSPQHLIDILDEVVPLYRDQHLFKFFHIPVQSGSDKILRLMNREYTVDEYIDLVKEIRGKIPNAYLATDIIVGHPGEDFEDFSQTIELVKILEFDKVHIARYTYRPRTLSGKLRQIPEPEKKKRSSILAHIVEDIGFRKNKVFLGKKIEAIILDEGFKHQSLIARTENYKPVVISSGYEYLLGEKTQILVTGYTFFDLRGVPIVHR; encoded by the coding sequence ATGATGAGAGTCTATATAGAGACATACGGGTGTGCATTGAACGTCCATGATACTATAGTGATGGAGAGCTATATCGCTCGGAAGGGTTATAAAGTAGTTAGAAGTTTAGAGGAAGCAGATGCAATAATCTTGAACACTTGTGCTGTTAGGCTCGACACTGAGAGAAAGATGGAAAAAAGACTGCGAGAAATTCATAATAAGTTCCCTGAAAAGAAACTAGTCGTCGCTGGATGCCTAGTTAAGTCTAGACCTTATTTAGTTTGTAAAGTAGCACCTCACGCAAGTATGGTTTCTCCACAAAACATCCACAAAATCACTGAAGTCTTAGAAAAACCTCGCAGAGTAATACTACTAGATGGTGATAAAGAAAGAGGATATTTACCCACTATAACTAACAGCAAAACAATAGCAACAATAGCAGTGAGCGAGGGTTGCTTGTCAAACTGTAGTTTTTGTATAACTAAAATAGCCCGAAGAAGAGTCTCAAGCTATCCCGTTACTACTATTGTAGAGGCAATTAAGATGTTAGTAAATAAAGGTGTGAAAGAAATTAGGTTGACTGCCCAGGATACAGGTGTTTACGGGTATGATATCTCTGGTAGAAAAATGCTACCCGAATTAATCAGCTCTATTCTCGAGGAAGTAAAGGGGGAGTATTACATAAGAATCGGTATGATGTCCCCTCAACATCTCATTGACATACTTGACGAGGTTGTTCCTCTATACAGAGACCAACACTTATTCAAGTTTTTCCATATTCCCGTTCAGTCTGGAAGCGATAAAATTCTTAGACTAATGAACAGGGAATATACTGTTGATGAGTATATCGACCTAGTTAAAGAGATTCGGGGGAAAATCCCCAATGCTTATCTTGCAACAGATATCATAGTTGGTCATCCTGGAGAAGACTTTGAGGATTTTTCTCAGACAATAGAACTGGTAAAAATCCTAGAGTTTGATAAAGTTCATATAGCAAGGTACACTTACCGGCCAAGGACGCTTTCAGGTAAACTGAGACAAATACCTGAGCCGGAGAAAAAGAAGAGAAGTAGTATACTAGCCCACATTGTTGAGGATATCGGTTTTAGGAAAAATAAGGTGTTCCTAGGGAAAAAGATTGAAGCCATAATATTGGATGAAGGTTTTAAGCATCAATCACTCATAGCTAGAACGGAAAACTATAAGCCTGTAGTTATTTCGAGTGGATATGAATACTTGTTAGGTGAGAAAACCCAAATTCTAGTTACCGGCTATACATTTTTTGATCTGAGAGGTGTACCTATTGTCCATAGGTAA
- a CDS encoding triphosphoribosyl-dephospho-CoA synthase: MSIGNSLYCSGVFIEPLIHPKPGGVTRVISHPDKSIYNFMLNSLVFCDSILHISWDKSDDCMIGRTFENIIFLLRKYRLEINTSMGSWVLHTPIILSAKILGESRRPNIEAIVNSSIELIKSASSCDAKGYFELLRYYSPSHLGKLRKGGIDAKEMEGIDLPSFYNIVKRAGQGDIVHKELIQGYPVSLEASKSISLLVKKGLNFEESVYQTVLRLMSKYLDTLIARKYGIRIALRVLKSAKLVLENKLRYQEMESFMRSNNLNPGSILDIVSMGITFYFIENLESDFDERILTG; encoded by the coding sequence TTGTCCATAGGTAACTCACTATACTGTTCTGGGGTTTTTATCGAACCCCTAATCCACCCTAAACCAGGCGGTGTCACTAGAGTTATCAGCCACCCTGATAAATCCATATATAATTTTATGCTAAACAGCCTTGTATTCTGCGATTCAATCCTTCATATATCCTGGGATAAATCGGATGATTGTATGATAGGAAGGACATTCGAGAATATCATATTTCTACTTAGAAAATATAGGTTGGAAATCAACACTTCTATGGGATCCTGGGTTCTCCACACTCCAATCATATTATCTGCTAAAATTCTTGGAGAAAGCAGGCGCCCAAATATTGAAGCAATAGTTAATAGTTCCATTGAACTGATTAAATCAGCAAGTTCCTGTGACGCTAAGGGATATTTCGAGTTACTGAGATACTATTCCCCCAGTCACCTAGGAAAACTAAGGAAGGGAGGAATAGATGCCAAGGAAATGGAGGGAATAGATTTACCTAGCTTCTATAACATCGTCAAACGAGCTGGGCAAGGAGATATCGTTCATAAAGAACTTATTCAAGGGTATCCAGTGAGCTTAGAAGCGTCCAAGTCTATTAGCTTGCTAGTCAAAAAGGGTTTAAATTTTGAGGAATCAGTCTATCAGACGGTTTTACGTTTGATGTCAAAATATCTTGACACCTTAATTGCAAGGAAGTATGGAATAAGAATTGCACTAAGAGTCTTAAAGTCAGCGAAGCTTGTTTTAGAGAATAAACTACGCTACCAGGAAATGGAATCTTTTATGCGATCAAACAACCTTAATCCAGGTAGTATATTAGACATAGTTTCCATGGGTATAACTTTCTACTTTATAGAAAACCTAGAATCAGACTTCGATGAAAGAATCCTAACCGGCTAA
- a CDS encoding RNA ligase: protein MPSEWVIEALTKGLDFSLKRAERLSKTRSIRAMAYGELKYLVLRRDIGRYYEGTAIIKTDTEYKVIPGYPHMKRIVLAKRALNHYFIDKIVVEEKMNGYNVRLFKIGDKIYAATRGGYICPYTTHRIRRKYRENIQHLLSMLGESTIIVGEVVGLENPYIRYKYPEAPQWDIFIFDIFLGKNPLSANERVNLVSDCGLRNVRRLGVIWKHESKKLFEIIDELEKEKREGVVLKDPFYRVEPLKYTTSYINIDDISIGMRSPFDEGRYFVFPRLVRELFMYYERGYDSELIGNKALELGKALINPALNSIKKYVKENGIGETFELRFHNYSFLEDFIEYMFRLDVDFSVISIEKKQSEIIFRGIKWMKETQAQFERILKTGISPMD, encoded by the coding sequence ATGCCAAGTGAATGGGTTATTGAAGCTCTAACTAAAGGATTAGATTTCAGTTTAAAGAGAGCTGAGAGATTATCGAAAACGAGAAGTATACGTGCAATGGCTTATGGGGAGTTGAAATATCTAGTTCTTAGAAGAGATATAGGTAGGTATTACGAGGGCACTGCAATAATCAAAACAGATACTGAATACAAAGTTATACCAGGATACCCTCATATGAAAAGGATTGTTCTGGCTAAGAGAGCGCTGAACCATTACTTTATTGATAAAATAGTTGTGGAGGAGAAGATGAACGGATACAATGTAAGGCTATTCAAAATAGGAGATAAAATTTATGCGGCTACCAGAGGGGGATATATCTGCCCATATACAACGCATAGGATAAGGAGAAAATATAGGGAAAATATTCAGCACCTCTTAAGTATGCTGGGAGAAAGCACCATAATTGTCGGTGAGGTTGTTGGTCTAGAGAATCCGTATATCAGGTATAAATACCCAGAAGCGCCTCAATGGGATATCTTCATTTTTGATATCTTTTTAGGTAAAAATCCTCTGAGTGCTAATGAAAGAGTAAACTTAGTATCTGATTGTGGATTGCGTAATGTTAGAAGATTAGGTGTCATATGGAAGCATGAAAGTAAGAAGCTTTTCGAAATAATAGATGAGCTGGAAAAAGAGAAGAGAGAGGGTGTTGTTCTAAAGGACCCGTTCTATAGGGTCGAACCACTGAAATATACTACTAGCTATATCAATATCGATGATATCAGTATAGGAATGAGATCTCCATTTGATGAGGGTAGATATTTCGTTTTCCCAAGGCTCGTCAGGGAACTCTTTATGTACTACGAACGAGGCTATGACAGTGAATTAATCGGGAATAAAGCTCTAGAACTAGGCAAGGCACTCATCAATCCGGCGTTAAATTCCATTAAAAAATATGTGAAAGAAAATGGTATAGGTGAAACGTTTGAATTAAGATTTCATAATTATTCTTTTCTCGAAGACTTTATAGAGTACATGTTTAGACTAGATGTCGATTTTTCAGTTATTTCTATAGAAAAGAAGCAGTCTGAAATCATATTCAGAGGAATAAAGTGGATGAAAGAAACACAAGCACAGTTCGAGAGGATACTAAAAACGGGGATATCACCGATGGATTAG
- a CDS encoding ATP synthase subunit C, whose translation MDMKKILFLGMIAVFALVIAVETAPTFAAQTQPVTQATGVSTKMLGAGLAVGLAGVGGGIAVGIAGASAISAIAEKPEMSGIAILIVALGEGIAIYGFVISLLIMFTH comes from the coding sequence ATGGACATGAAAAAAATACTCTTTCTGGGAATGATAGCTGTTTTCGCATTAGTAATAGCGGTAGAGACCGCTCCTACATTCGCAGCTCAAACCCAACCAGTGACTCAAGCAACGGGAGTCTCAACTAAAATGCTTGGCGCTGGATTAGCTGTTGGTTTAGCAGGAGTTGGAGGGGGGATTGCCGTAGGTATTGCTGGTGCCAGTGCTATAAGTGCTATAGCTGAAAAACCTGAAATGAGTGGTATAGCAATATTGATTGTAGCGCTCGGTGAAGGTATAGCAATATACGGTTTCGTTATCTCACTGCTAATTATGTTTACACATTAA
- a CDS encoding 30S ribosomal protein S26e, with product MPKKRESRGRRKGSKGYVERVQCDNCGRLVPKDKAICVTRMYSPVDPQLARELEKKGAIITRYPVTKCYCISCAVHMGLVKIRPEQERKRKGLSI from the coding sequence ATGCCCAAGAAAAGAGAGAGTAGAGGTAGGAGAAAAGGATCTAAAGGATATGTAGAGCGGGTACAGTGTGATAACTGTGGGAGGTTGGTTCCTAAAGACAAAGCAATCTGTGTGACACGTATGTATAGCCCAGTTGACCCTCAATTAGCTAGGGAGCTTGAAAAAAAAGGTGCTATTATAACTAGGTATCCAGTGACTAAGTGTTATTGTATAAGTTGTGCTGTTCACATGGGTTTAGTGAAAATAAGACCCGAGCAGGAACGGAAGAGGAAAGGCCTTTCGATATAA